From a region of the Rhodothermia bacterium genome:
- the ligA gene encoding NAD-dependent DNA ligase LigA yields the protein MATLEIQHLSSEEAKGLTQELRPILLAHGHQYYVLDKPLIADAEYDRLFRALQAIENQFPALRTPDSPTQRVGGAVLEGFQKHQHPQALLSLGNVFSEGDLRAWYDRCVKGLLPTFGETQPELLVELKIDGLAIALTYENGFLVTGATRGDGQTGENVTENIKTIRNIPLHIPALQKTNLPPVPEQIEVRGEVYMRKSDFQKLNKRLAEAQKPLIANPRNGAAGSLRQLDSKLTAKRPLSFFGYGIGPVSGELPRGLFEMEQQLEDWGFPINPHRKKCLNLAEVTKLISYWTENRETLDYEIDGLVIKINRFDHQQTLGFVSNAPRWAVAYKFPSLEVTTRLENIELSIGRTGVVKPVAILSPVSIGGVVVSRATLHNEDYITSRDIRIGDTVLVKRAGDVIPQVVQAITEARAGTEHAWDFKQACEKAGIPVQRFAGEADYYTTLTNTPEQLTAAIEHFTSREAMDIEGLGGKMAALLVEKGLVKSLPDLYHLKKEDLLDLPAFADKKAQNLLDGIEASKNRRLARLIWALGIRFVGQTTGQLLVPYFATLGELLAATSEDLQKIEGIGPKIAESIASWGQIQQNQLLIEALKNAGVRTERLPDEAPLPKTTDLPLSGKTFVITGTLPTMSRTEAAQRIQQAGGKVTDSVSKKTDALVAGENAGSKLEKANKLQIPVLDETALLALFEG from the coding sequence ATGGCCACACTGGAGATACAACATCTTTCTTCCGAAGAAGCCAAAGGGCTTACACAGGAATTGCGTCCGATACTTCTGGCGCACGGACATCAATATTATGTTTTAGACAAACCCCTTATTGCGGATGCCGAATACGACCGCTTGTTCAGGGCTTTACAGGCGATAGAAAACCAATTTCCGGCGCTAAGAACGCCAGACTCGCCCACACAGCGTGTCGGTGGCGCTGTTTTAGAGGGCTTCCAGAAGCACCAGCATCCACAAGCCTTGCTGAGCCTCGGTAATGTGTTCTCGGAAGGCGATTTGCGGGCTTGGTACGACCGATGCGTTAAAGGGTTGTTGCCCACTTTTGGAGAAACCCAGCCAGAACTGCTTGTAGAACTTAAAATTGATGGATTGGCCATTGCTTTGACGTACGAAAATGGCTTTTTGGTGACTGGAGCCACGCGCGGTGATGGACAAACAGGGGAAAATGTGACCGAAAACATTAAAACTATTCGCAATATCCCGCTGCACATTCCCGCTTTACAGAAGACAAATTTACCACCAGTTCCAGAGCAGATCGAGGTGCGAGGCGAGGTTTATATGCGTAAGTCCGATTTCCAAAAATTGAATAAACGATTAGCAGAGGCACAAAAACCTTTAATAGCAAACCCCAGAAATGGAGCTGCCGGAAGTTTGCGACAGTTGGATTCTAAACTGACGGCCAAGCGCCCCCTTAGTTTTTTTGGCTATGGCATTGGGCCTGTTTCGGGCGAATTGCCACGGGGACTTTTCGAGATGGAGCAGCAATTAGAAGACTGGGGATTTCCAATAAATCCACACCGTAAAAAATGCTTGAACCTTGCAGAGGTTACAAAACTGATCTCGTATTGGACAGAGAATCGGGAAACGTTAGACTACGAAATTGATGGCTTGGTGATTAAAATAAACCGTTTTGACCATCAACAAACACTCGGATTTGTATCCAATGCACCACGGTGGGCCGTTGCGTATAAGTTCCCGTCTCTTGAAGTAACCACACGCTTAGAAAACATTGAATTAAGTATTGGACGAACGGGCGTCGTAAAACCAGTAGCCATTCTCTCGCCTGTCTCTATCGGGGGGGTGGTGGTATCGCGGGCTACATTACACAACGAAGACTACATCACCAGCCGCGACATCCGAATCGGCGATACGGTTTTGGTAAAACGTGCAGGAGATGTGATCCCACAAGTGGTACAGGCCATCACCGAGGCGCGTGCAGGAACAGAACACGCTTGGGACTTTAAACAAGCGTGTGAAAAAGCAGGAATTCCAGTTCAACGCTTTGCCGGCGAGGCGGATTATTATACCACCCTCACCAATACGCCGGAACAACTTACGGCTGCCATAGAACATTTTACGAGCCGCGAAGCCATGGATATTGAGGGATTAGGAGGTAAAATGGCGGCACTTTTGGTCGAAAAAGGCTTGGTAAAGTCTCTGCCCGATCTATACCACTTAAAAAAAGAAGACTTACTGGATCTGCCTGCTTTTGCGGATAAAAAAGCCCAAAACCTATTGGATGGCATAGAAGCCTCGAAAAACCGACGCTTGGCGCGGCTCATCTGGGCGCTTGGGATTCGGTTTGTCGGGCAGACTACAGGCCAACTTTTGGTTCCATATTTTGCTACGTTAGGAGAACTTCTTGCCGCCACTTCCGAGGACTTACAAAAAATTGAAGGGATTGGGCCAAAAATCGCGGAAAGCATTGCCTCATGGGGTCAAATACAACAGAATCAATTGTTGATAGAAGCCCTTAAGAATGCTGGTGTACGCACAGAACGGCTACCAGATGAAGCCCCATTGCCCAAAACAACAGACTTACCCCTCTCTGGAAAAACCTTTGTCATTACCGGAACCTTGCCCACCATGAGTCGCACCGAAGCCGCACAACGTATTCAACAAGCAGGCGGAAAAGTGACCGATAGCGTGAGTAAAAAAACGGACGCACTGGTGGCAGGCGAAAATGCAGGCTCAAAACTGGAAAAAGCGAACAAACTTCAAATCCCCGTATTAGACGAAACCGCCCTTTTGGCGCTGTTTGAAGGGTAG
- a CDS encoding helix-turn-helix domain-containing protein, which produces MDQPENSTRNAFADDFRRIRESRNVSIADLSRITLVTADILEEFERSALLGHPRFNTVYLKAFVRTLADALNVPKEVAAASLDEMLQGQYSGALKGFINPESVVVRSATSSGAKPQNKPVAPAENVKTLIEAAPKPEVSKEQPTTEKTVAQKTRKTPKTRQENAPNITAPTETSLAQVEPKVVAPPKTLVEAEIPPTPPATKTDSSSESVPLTETEAPKEPIKLTFSPPPVKDPDTTSKAAPKAQPIVFDDTRGIRPPSPPIRSLESDSDGINWFKVLVPLAVVAVLTVFVWFIYSEWKAADGGSLLPTNESVTTDQTTTNTGAATTDTTKPKPASKSALPDSFMVSIVSVDKPISGMKLTPDTKPRFPVWVELGDTLAVKFKNQPVYVRQSLKLEGGLKNARIMVNGKAFAIPGADTLQVATLDREAITKLLGQ; this is translated from the coding sequence ATGGATCAGCCGGAAAACAGCACCCGAAATGCATTTGCCGATGACTTTCGGCGAATTCGGGAATCCAGAAACGTCTCCATTGCAGACTTAAGCCGGATCACCTTGGTGACGGCTGACATCCTTGAGGAATTTGAACGGAGTGCGCTTCTTGGTCATCCACGGTTTAACACCGTTTACCTGAAGGCTTTTGTCCGAACCTTGGCCGACGCACTCAATGTGCCAAAAGAGGTGGCCGCCGCCAGTTTAGATGAAATGCTCCAAGGGCAATACTCCGGCGCATTAAAGGGCTTTATCAATCCAGAATCTGTGGTGGTGCGTTCTGCTACAAGCAGTGGTGCCAAACCCCAAAACAAACCAGTAGCACCTGCCGAGAACGTCAAAACCCTTATTGAGGCGGCTCCAAAACCAGAAGTTTCCAAAGAACAGCCTACAACAGAAAAGACGGTAGCGCAAAAAACGCGAAAAACCCCAAAAACCCGTCAGGAAAATGCACCCAATATCACAGCACCTACCGAAACCTCATTGGCGCAAGTCGAACCCAAGGTAGTCGCACCTCCAAAGACATTGGTTGAAGCAGAAATCCCACCAACACCACCCGCTACGAAAACGGACTCATCCTCGGAAAGTGTACCCTTAACGGAGACAGAGGCTCCAAAAGAACCGATCAAATTAACCTTTTCTCCTCCACCCGTAAAAGACCCTGACACCACCTCCAAAGCCGCTCCCAAAGCGCAACCCATTGTTTTTGACGACACCCGTGGCATCCGCCCTCCTTCACCGCCAATTCGGAGTTTGGAATCGGACTCTGATGGTATCAACTGGTTTAAAGTGTTGGTTCCCCTTGCCGTCGTTGCTGTCTTAACTGTTTTTGTGTGGTTTATTTATAGCGAATGGAAAGCCGCAGATGGTGGAAGTTTGCTACCTACGAACGAATCCGTTACCACAGACCAAACTACGACGAATACAGGCGCCGCTACAACAGACACGACCAAGCCCAAGCCTGCTTCCAAATCCGCACTTCCCGATAGCTTTATGGTCTCTATTGTCTCGGTAGATAAGCCCATTTCTGGTATGAAGTTAACACCGGATACCAAGCCGCGCTTCCCCGTTTGGGTTGAATTGGGGGACACATTGGCCGTGAAGTTTAAAAACCAGCCCGTGTATGTGAGGCAATCCCTTAAGTTGGAAGGCGGTCTCAAAAATGCCCGCATCATGGTGAACGGTAAGGCATTTGCAATACCGGGAGCAGACACCCTCCAAGTGGCGACTCTCGACCGAGAAGCCATTACCAAACTGCTTGGTCAATAA